One bacterium DNA segment encodes these proteins:
- a CDS encoding DUF1778 domain-containing protein, which yields MPNLETRKEKLDLRLTRSAKRALQSAAVAAHRSLSEFVLESALARAEETLPDRRRFGLTAAKWEAFQAALAAPPRPTPRLKRLLRTQSVFERGRR from the coding sequence ATGCCGAATCTCGAAACCCGAAAGGAAAAGCTCGATCTGCGCCTCACGCGGTCCGCCAAACGCGCGCTTCAGAGCGCGGCGGTCGCTGCCCACCGTTCCTTGAGCGAGTTTGTTCTCGAGAGCGCGCTGGCTCGCGCCGAGGAGACCCTACCGGACCGCCGGCGATTTGGGCTGACCGCTGCGAAATGGGAGGCCTTTCAGGCTGCGCTTGCCGCGCCGCCCCGGCCGACGCCACGCCTCAAACGGCTTCTGCGGACACAAAGCGTTTTCGAGCGCGGCCGGCGATAG
- a CDS encoding tyrosine-type recombinase/integrase: MSKSQPLLPGEFPGVPRIIAAAGDRARRRFLEFFTATIRNKNTRAAYARATRDFFVWCDVRGLHGLAEIEPVVVATYIEELTGRRSAPTVKQHLAALRMLFDWLLTGQVVLHNPASAVRGPRHIVRRGKTPVLSVEETRQLLNGIDIGNVVGLRDRAVIAVMVYSFARVGAVAGMKVADYYTQGRRAWLRLHEKGGKRHDVPAHHKAEEYLDAYIASAGIAEEKNSPLFRTTRGKTRFLTETRMNRTDVFRMIQRRAGDVGLSTAVCCHSFRATGITAYLENGGTLEHAQQIAAHESPRTTKLYDRTDDQITLDEVERISI, translated from the coding sequence ATTTCGAAATCCCAGCCCCTGCTTCCGGGCGAGTTCCCCGGCGTGCCCAGGATCATCGCCGCGGCCGGCGATCGGGCGCGGCGTCGCTTCCTCGAATTCTTCACGGCGACGATCCGGAACAAGAACACTCGGGCAGCCTACGCGCGGGCCACCCGGGATTTCTTCGTCTGGTGTGACGTGCGAGGCCTTCACGGGCTCGCGGAAATCGAACCCGTCGTCGTCGCCACCTACATAGAGGAGTTGACCGGCCGCCGATCGGCTCCCACCGTCAAGCAGCACCTGGCGGCACTCCGGATGCTGTTCGACTGGCTTTTGACCGGCCAGGTGGTCCTGCACAACCCGGCCAGCGCCGTCCGCGGACCTCGGCACATCGTGCGCCGCGGCAAGACGCCAGTCCTGTCCGTCGAGGAGACGCGTCAGCTGCTGAACGGCATCGATATCGGCAACGTCGTCGGCCTGCGTGACCGCGCGGTCATTGCCGTCATGGTCTACAGCTTCGCTCGCGTCGGCGCCGTTGCCGGGATGAAGGTCGCGGACTACTACACCCAGGGGCGACGTGCCTGGCTGCGGCTGCACGAGAAAGGCGGCAAGCGGCACGATGTGCCGGCGCACCATAAGGCCGAGGAGTACCTGGACGCCTACATTGCTTCCGCCGGCATCGCCGAAGAGAAGAATTCTCCCCTTTTCCGTACCACCCGTGGTAAGACGCGGTTCCTGACCGAGACGCGCATGAACCGCACCGACGTTTTCCGGATGATTCAACGCCGCGCCGGCGACGTCGGCCTTTCAACGGCGGTGTGCTGTCACAGTTTCCGGGCGACCGGCATCACGGCCTATCTCGAAAACGGCGGTACGCTCGAGCACGCGCAGCAGATCGCGGCGCACGAGTCGCCGCGGACGACGAAGCTTTACGACCGCACCGACGATCAGATCACACTAGATGAAGTCGAGAGGATTTCGATCTGA